The following are encoded together in the Candidatus Methylomirabilis oxygeniifera genome:
- a CDS encoding conserved protein of unknown function (Evidence 4 : Homologs of previously reported genes of unknown function): MNKHLLRVDEAAILLSVSRWTIYRWVQEGRLEATKVGKGSLRIFQASVASLIEQNRTLSRDPVNCHNG, from the coding sequence ATGAACAAGCATTTATTGCGCGTCGATGAAGCGGCGATACTGCTGAGCGTCAGCCGTTGGACCATTTACCGTTGGGTGCAGGAGGGTCGATTGGAGGCGACCAAGGTCGGGAAAGGGAGTCTCCGCATTTTTCAAGCCTCTGTAGCTTCGCTGATCGAGCAGAACCGAACCTTGAGCAGGGATCCGGTTAATTGCCATAACGGTTAG
- a CDS encoding MotA/TolQ/ExbB proton channel yields MSELIALLIKGGPVMIPLLCCSITSLAVVIERGLFWWRLRPSGEMEHLLMLASAGNWEDAHKFGELSRSPVARVLAAGIRHRNPAPTLAMEAAAHEELTHMRRYLPLLDTVITLSPLLGLLGTVTGMIGSFGVMASGGINQPHAITGGVAEALIATATGLGIAIATLVPYNYFTTRVERIMGDIERYGSRLELALKEPHR; encoded by the coding sequence ATGTCTGAACTTATTGCGCTTCTCATTAAAGGGGGACCGGTCATGATCCCCCTCCTCTGCTGTTCGATCACCTCGCTGGCCGTAGTCATCGAACGAGGACTGTTCTGGTGGCGCCTGCGTCCCTCCGGGGAGATGGAACATCTGCTCATGCTGGCGTCGGCCGGCAACTGGGAGGATGCGCACAAATTCGGCGAGCTGTCCCGCTCTCCGGTAGCGCGCGTCCTCGCGGCCGGGATCCGTCATCGGAACCCGGCCCCCACGCTGGCGATGGAGGCCGCCGCCCATGAAGAGCTGACCCACATGCGGCGCTACCTACCATTACTCGATACGGTCATCACCTTGTCGCCTCTGTTGGGTCTCCTGGGCACCGTCACCGGAATGATCGGCAGCTTCGGGGTCATGGCCTCCGGCGGCATCAACCAACCCCACGCCATCACCGGCGGGGTGGCCGAAGCGCTCATCGCGACCGCGACGGGCCTTGGGATCGCTATTGCTACCTTGGTCCCATACAACTACTTCACAACGCGGGTCGAGCGGATCATGGGCGACATCGAGCGCTACGGCTCTCGCCTGGAGCTGGCCCTGAAGGAACCCCATCGATGA
- a CDS encoding membrane protein of unknown function (Evidence 5 : No homology to any previously reported sequences): MVRKSGVPSNGRGKGVSVLKRESVGFPSRANVTSGPSGVTTAPLRKKTRRHRRVTLVKLHKWVGLIAAVWLCVLGATGFLLDHKEWRWMMFSTVPERLVPESVKSLSRNTIQIFQVNPDRPMHQVAAGVRGLWVTEDGAKSWQQTRVIGDEGGRLQVFAVEPDPEYGWNRLWIGTDDGVWMSADGGKTLVKAGMEGQRITALTAGASHGELYGVADRSRVFQLLTGRPNDPLWLQLETPPNDALPSEISLRRLIIDLHVGKGLFAETTSLLLNDLAGLGLCALALSGVFYWGLPKYWRRRRQQGDQVHVGTKRTTLVWLFRLHGPLIGLCAALPLLYLVITGIFFGHFKELGEWMRRAQVSSTFYPPVYHLNVWDGWIEAVVGYPGQPEKLSIGTRVGLFTSEDGGRTWSAERAGNERITAARRLRRFGEALYIGDWMGVNSYLKQQDGAGWLKLSDKHAHMAGDITRLGDGQLGWLHHGKTVAITDQSGQVHGQIELTQPQADGVPWYYVLRQLHDGLIFWQHWKWLNDLFAVLAVTLVVTGLIRWWRVKWL, from the coding sequence ATGGTCAGAAAGTCGGGTGTTCCCTCCAATGGACGCGGCAAAGGGGTCAGTGTGCTGAAACGGGAATCAGTCGGATTTCCGAGTCGCGCGAACGTGACGTCAGGTCCCTCCGGCGTCACCACGGCACCGCTTCGGAAAAAGACTCGCCGGCACCGGAGGGTGACCCTCGTCAAGCTCCATAAATGGGTGGGCTTGATTGCAGCCGTCTGGCTGTGCGTGCTTGGGGCAACCGGCTTTCTCCTTGATCACAAGGAGTGGCGATGGATGATGTTTTCGACCGTTCCGGAACGACTTGTGCCTGAATCGGTCAAAAGCCTCAGTCGGAATACGATTCAGATCTTCCAGGTCAATCCGGATCGGCCGATGCATCAGGTCGCGGCGGGAGTGCGAGGGTTGTGGGTCACGGAGGACGGGGCCAAGAGCTGGCAGCAAACACGGGTGATTGGGGATGAGGGCGGGCGTCTTCAAGTCTTTGCGGTTGAACCGGACCCGGAGTACGGTTGGAATCGGCTCTGGATCGGGACCGACGATGGTGTGTGGATGTCTGCTGATGGCGGCAAGACGCTGGTGAAAGCCGGGATGGAGGGACAGCGAATTACGGCGCTCACGGCTGGGGCGAGCCATGGGGAGCTGTACGGGGTAGCTGACCGAAGCCGAGTTTTCCAACTGCTCACCGGGAGACCGAATGATCCGCTCTGGCTTCAATTGGAGACGCCGCCGAACGACGCGCTGCCGTCTGAAATCTCCCTGCGACGACTGATCATCGACCTGCATGTTGGGAAGGGACTCTTCGCCGAAACCACCTCTCTCCTGCTTAACGATCTGGCCGGCCTCGGTTTGTGCGCCTTGGCACTGAGCGGTGTCTTCTATTGGGGGCTCCCGAAGTACTGGCGACGTCGCCGTCAACAGGGCGATCAGGTCCATGTCGGGACCAAGCGTACAACGCTTGTCTGGCTCTTTCGACTCCATGGCCCTCTGATCGGGCTCTGCGCCGCCCTGCCGCTCCTCTATCTCGTCATCACCGGCATCTTCTTTGGGCATTTCAAGGAGTTGGGCGAATGGATGCGGCGAGCACAGGTCTCTTCGACCTTCTACCCACCTGTATACCATCTCAATGTGTGGGATGGGTGGATTGAGGCGGTCGTCGGCTATCCGGGCCAACCGGAGAAACTCTCTATCGGGACGCGGGTCGGGTTGTTCACATCCGAGGACGGGGGACGTACCTGGTCGGCAGAGCGGGCCGGCAACGAACGTATCACGGCGGCCCGACGGCTTCGCCGCTTCGGCGAGGCGCTCTACATCGGCGACTGGATGGGCGTTAACAGTTATCTGAAACAGCAAGACGGAGCCGGGTGGCTCAAGCTCTCGGATAAGCATGCCCACATGGCGGGTGACATTACGCGGCTGGGAGACGGTCAGCTCGGATGGCTCCATCATGGAAAAACGGTAGCGATCACGGATCAGTCCGGTCAGGTTCATGGTCAGATCGAGCTGACTCAGCCTCAGGCGGATGGGGTGCCGTGGTACTACGTCCTGAGGCAGCTTCACGACGGCCTGATCTTCTGGCAGCACTGGAAGTGGCTGAACGATCTCTTTGCGGTCCTGGCCGTGACGCTAGTCGTGACCGGGCTAATCCGCTGGTGGCGGGTCAAGTGGCTCTAA
- a CDS encoding protein of unknown function (Evidence 5 : No homology to any previously reported sequences), with translation MSKAQAHEFKRDNVGGTGRIIEWKELREGEQGWGTAGQPDEAGLRSTPQHREAGEQHSRRQRQGDS, from the coding sequence TTGAGTAAGGCCCAGGCGCACGAGTTCAAGCGAGATAACGTTGGTGGTACAGGTCGAATAATCGAGTGGAAAGAGCTACGCGAAGGCGAGCAGGGGTGGGGAACGGCCGGTCAGCCGGATGAGGCAGGGCTCAGAAGTACGCCGCAGCACCGGGAGGCAGGCGAGCAGCACAGTCGCCGCCAACGGCAGGGAGACTCCTGA
- a CDS encoding TonB-dependent receptor: MQRCGCKRTCRRAAAFMGLASLLAWGAFASERVVWAQLQAAPDPQQLAQKVQRRQELLRELEQIEKDLGMPPAPAPPAEQVSSPTPDQPVTLEPVKVLATKMEEKPIGRTVSTVEREDIEHARGFSVKELLEATPGVFLKEGNGPRDVGISIRGSGAKQSFAVRNIKVFDDWFPTTQPDGLARMDLNDPHAYEGVDVLRGPSSAFYDNYALGGVVNFRTRKGRDIHGFEVGNEGGSYGYSNHYVQIGDQLDKFEYSLFGSHVRGDGFLAHSKFNTTTENLVATFTPDDKRSITLKFINNDLDTKVPSRLTLAEFRADPRGAGRTFVTGKGFVTPQQADQGRNDNRTIVGARYEHQLDPQTGFRLLGSYDYKDINQTFGTIGDNENPSFNFYADVTREGNLLGLTAKHYVGLFFNRIEQESSSFFNLADGQGSRGDLQANTRGHIRNIGGRVREEVQFSPQWTGYLGVGVEGSEIRAEVRSRNSTTAPLSRIEVRREFMSVAPEAGVIYRVNPDLQLRGRVATAYGIPGIGNLTTATTGLAGNNTGLKPQRNVGVELGFDLRPLPTVTASLTGYYEFYFNEFITQSPGAGLSSFTSNAPNAEHRGIEAELAWRPFAGAKVSTSYTFNDHIYTEFTENICSSTTCKSFDRSGNKIPGVERHILNARIAYDTSHHSEWWRGVGGWLEVNWLDDFYVNNSNTLKTLPYQLVNLNLHYDREVTIPFARSLSAFFEIQNLFDATYIASANVVADSLSDTPANLATSKQAFFAGQPRSYFAGLKLRF, encoded by the coding sequence ATGCAACGATGCGGATGTAAGCGCACCTGCAGGCGCGCAGCAGCCTTTATGGGACTGGCATCGCTCCTCGCATGGGGCGCCTTCGCAAGTGAAAGGGTCGTCTGGGCCCAGCTCCAGGCCGCCCCGGATCCTCAGCAGTTAGCTCAGAAGGTGCAGCGACGTCAGGAACTGCTGCGTGAGTTGGAGCAGATCGAGAAGGATCTGGGGATGCCACCCGCCCCTGCTCCACCGGCGGAGCAAGTGTCGAGTCCGACGCCCGACCAGCCGGTCACCCTGGAGCCGGTTAAGGTGCTCGCCACCAAAATGGAGGAGAAACCGATTGGCCGAACCGTCAGCACCGTTGAACGGGAGGACATCGAGCACGCGCGAGGCTTCAGCGTCAAGGAGCTCCTCGAGGCTACCCCAGGGGTCTTCCTCAAGGAAGGGAACGGACCTCGTGACGTGGGCATCTCTATTCGAGGGTCCGGAGCCAAGCAATCCTTTGCTGTCCGAAACATCAAGGTCTTCGATGACTGGTTTCCAACGACCCAACCGGACGGCCTCGCACGGATGGACCTGAACGATCCCCATGCCTATGAAGGGGTCGATGTCCTGCGAGGTCCCTCATCGGCATTTTATGACAACTACGCTCTCGGAGGCGTGGTGAATTTCCGCACCCGGAAAGGGCGCGACATCCACGGGTTTGAAGTGGGAAATGAGGGCGGCAGTTACGGCTATTCGAATCATTACGTCCAGATCGGCGATCAACTCGATAAGTTTGAATACTCCCTCTTTGGAAGCCACGTCCGGGGTGATGGGTTTCTAGCCCACAGCAAGTTCAACACCACCACCGAAAACCTGGTGGCCACCTTTACGCCGGATGACAAGCGATCGATCACGCTGAAGTTTATCAATAACGACCTCGACACCAAGGTGCCAAGCCGCCTGACGCTGGCGGAATTTCGAGCCGATCCACGGGGCGCAGGGCGCACCTTTGTCACCGGCAAGGGTTTCGTTACCCCCCAGCAGGCAGACCAGGGAAGAAACGATAATCGCACGATTGTCGGCGCCCGATACGAACACCAACTGGACCCACAGACCGGGTTCCGCCTTCTGGGGAGCTACGATTATAAGGACATTAACCAGACCTTCGGAACGATCGGCGACAACGAGAACCCCAGCTTTAATTTCTATGCCGACGTCACCCGGGAAGGGAACCTGTTGGGCCTGACGGCGAAACATTATGTCGGCCTCTTCTTCAATCGCATCGAGCAGGAATCGAGTAGTTTCTTCAACCTGGCCGACGGTCAGGGCAGCCGCGGCGACTTGCAGGCCAATACCCGGGGGCACATTCGTAATATCGGGGGTCGCGTGCGGGAGGAGGTCCAGTTCTCGCCGCAATGGACCGGATACCTCGGGGTAGGCGTGGAGGGCTCGGAGATTCGGGCCGAAGTCCGATCCCGCAACAGCACGACCGCCCCGCTCAGCAGGATCGAGGTAAGACGTGAATTCATGAGTGTCGCGCCGGAGGCAGGGGTCATCTACCGCGTGAATCCGGACCTCCAGCTCCGCGGACGGGTGGCAACCGCTTACGGCATCCCGGGAATCGGCAATCTGACGACAGCCACGACGGGGCTCGCCGGGAACAATACCGGCTTGAAGCCGCAGCGGAATGTCGGGGTGGAGCTGGGGTTCGATCTCCGACCCCTGCCGACGGTCACGGCGAGCCTGACCGGCTACTACGAATTCTATTTCAACGAATTCATTACACAGTCGCCCGGTGCCGGCCTCTCCTCCTTTACCAGCAACGCCCCCAACGCCGAGCATCGCGGGATCGAGGCGGAGCTGGCTTGGCGGCCCTTCGCGGGGGCAAAGGTGTCAACCTCATATACCTTCAACGACCACATCTACACAGAGTTCACCGAGAATATCTGCTCCAGTACCACGTGCAAGAGTTTCGATCGGAGCGGCAATAAGATCCCGGGCGTTGAGCGCCATATCCTGAACGCGAGGATCGCGTATGACACCAGCCATCACAGTGAATGGTGGCGTGGGGTGGGCGGCTGGTTGGAGGTTAACTGGCTGGACGATTTCTACGTGAACAACAGCAACACGCTAAAGACGTTGCCCTACCAACTGGTGAACCTGAATCTCCATTACGACCGGGAGGTCACGATCCCATTCGCCCGATCGCTGTCGGCCTTCTTTGAGATTCAGAATCTGTTCGACGCGACGTACATCGCCAGCGCCAACGTCGTCGCGGATTCGCTCAGCGATACGCCGGCCAATCTGGCGACATCGAAGCAGGCGTTTTTTGCCGGTCAGCCCAGATCCTACTTTGCCGGCCTTAAGCTCAGGTTTTAG
- a CDS encoding putative Protein tonB2 (Evidence 3 : Function proposed based on presence of conserved amino acid motif, structural feature or limited homology), which produces MTSRAFTLPLFASLLLHVAGLVTARLTALSSDTPVPTLIPIEVVTVQSTPPAPLLRPKSKPPAVREITPSRPIEQPPSPPAIQSSAELPPLPQELPPSLPPPSPTQVEEPQPAPVIPLPATEPTDPPGNVMGPVAVTGSQAVPSSAPAEGGEAGAGQLFAKGDTAVLPGAGAGGGSGGPGKSGLGLGMTDTGAKVTGLQLGVARLRGGYQIKPRYPESARRQGIQGTSLLRLHVLADGAVGEVLVERSAGHPDLDRAAVRAVKKWRFEPARRGGQSVAVRVMLPVRFELR; this is translated from the coding sequence ATGACCTCACGCGCTTTTACGCTACCGTTGTTCGCATCGCTCCTGCTGCACGTAGCCGGGCTCGTCACTGCTCGCCTGACGGCGCTCAGCAGTGACACGCCTGTCCCGACATTGATCCCTATCGAGGTGGTAACGGTGCAGTCCACGCCGCCTGCTCCCCTCCTCCGACCAAAATCGAAGCCGCCTGCAGTGCGGGAGATCACACCGTCACGACCCATCGAGCAACCTCCTTCTCCCCCCGCTATCCAATCATCTGCAGAACTTCCGCCGCTACCCCAAGAGCTGCCGCCGAGCCTGCCGCCCCCTTCCCCAACACAAGTAGAGGAGCCACAACCTGCTCCCGTCATCCCTCTGCCCGCCACGGAGCCGACAGATCCTCCAGGCAACGTGATGGGACCGGTTGCGGTGACCGGCAGCCAAGCAGTCCCCTCCTCTGCGCCGGCAGAAGGAGGAGAGGCGGGGGCCGGACAGCTCTTTGCGAAGGGCGATACGGCCGTCCTCCCTGGGGCAGGGGCGGGAGGAGGCAGTGGAGGACCCGGTAAGAGCGGGCTTGGCCTCGGAATGACCGATACCGGCGCCAAGGTGACCGGCCTTCAGCTTGGCGTTGCCAGACTTCGAGGCGGCTACCAGATCAAGCCCCGATATCCGGAATCGGCGCGGCGACAAGGCATCCAGGGTACGAGCCTGCTCAGGCTGCACGTGCTCGCCGATGGCGCTGTTGGGGAGGTCCTGGTGGAACGGTCTGCCGGTCACCCGGATCTCGATAGAGCTGCCGTCAGGGCGGTGAAAAAGTGGCGGTTCGAACCGGCCCGGCGCGGCGGCCAATCTGTCGCCGTACGGGTAATGCTCCCTGTCCGGTTTGAGTTGAGATGA
- a CDS encoding exported protein of unknown function (Evidence 5 : No homology to any previously reported sequences), protein MNRPRVQHIKALALVLALLLFVFGAAQHSAHHLSHLNQPIQCVVCSASAHLAGVAVESVAIEKPALLLEFVPGTRFTDPSIACLSPAHGRAPPSFTA, encoded by the coding sequence GTGAACCGGCCTCGCGTACAACACATCAAAGCGCTGGCCCTCGTCCTGGCCCTTTTGCTGTTCGTGTTCGGGGCCGCGCAGCACTCGGCCCACCATCTCAGTCATCTCAACCAGCCGATCCAGTGCGTGGTTTGCTCGGCCTCAGCACATCTGGCCGGGGTCGCGGTCGAGTCTGTGGCCATCGAGAAACCGGCTCTGCTCTTGGAGTTCGTTCCCGGAACCCGCTTTACCGATCCTTCTATCGCTTGTCTCAGTCCTGCCCACGGACGCGCTCCTCCTTCTTTTACTGCCTGA
- a CDS encoding protein of unknown function (Evidence 5 : No homology to any previously reported sequences) encodes MHTWIEKQRYLIDLTLSSFLRRKVKHVGPLILYALMVFILASVTFFAYTITKEASAKEFLEDHKETRILRFADATAEVIDALDAAQQPRGRKR; translated from the coding sequence ATGCACACCTGGATTGAGAAACAACGATATCTGATCGACTTGACCCTCTCCTCGTTTCTAAGGCGAAAGGTCAAGCACGTCGGCCCGTTGATCCTCTACGCGCTGATGGTCTTCATCCTCGCCTCAGTTACGTTCTTCGCCTACACGATCACAAAAGAAGCCTCGGCGAAGGAGTTCCTGGAGGATCACAAGGAAACACGCATTCTGCGGTTTGCAGACGCGACGGCAGAGGTGATCGACGCGCTCGACGCGGCCCAGCAACCGAGGGGGAGGAAGCGATGA
- a CDS encoding Biopolymer transport protein ExbD/TolR, with product MKLLQRPPKKARIEIIPLIDTIFFLLVFFMMASLSMAVYRGVPVNLPKAASGQREVKENAALTVTKDGELFLDKQPIAWDALPNRLTALMTANPELTVIINADEDVPHGRVVEAMDVARGAGVGRMAIAVKPTEARRRP from the coding sequence ATGAAACTGCTGCAGCGCCCGCCAAAGAAGGCCCGCATCGAGATCATCCCGCTGATCGACACGATCTTCTTCCTGCTGGTCTTCTTCATGATGGCGTCCCTCTCGATGGCGGTCTATCGGGGGGTGCCGGTCAACCTCCCGAAGGCGGCCAGCGGCCAACGCGAGGTCAAAGAGAACGCAGCCCTGACGGTGACCAAAGACGGCGAGCTATTCCTCGACAAGCAGCCGATCGCTTGGGACGCGCTTCCGAACCGTCTCACAGCCCTGATGACCGCGAATCCGGAGCTGACCGTCATCATCAACGCCGATGAAGACGTCCCGCACGGTCGCGTCGTGGAGGCGATGGATGTCGCGCGCGGGGCCGGTGTCGGTCGAATGGCGATTGCGGTCAAACCGACAGAGGCGCGCAGGCGCCCATGA
- a CDS encoding protein of unknown function (Evidence 5 : No homology to any previously reported sequences), translating into MVDSRAPRVQLRLLQPTTQKRKIVHGSFYFLRTSVSTDACSLLLQNAPHLRRYRRLALQPPGATPDG; encoded by the coding sequence ATGGTCGACTCACGAGCGCCACGGGTCCAGCTCCGTCTCCTTCAGCCGACGACACAGAAGAGGAAAATAGTGCATGGCTCTTTTTACTTTCTCCGGACGAGCGTGTCTACAGACGCCTGCTCACTGCTGCTACAAAATGCTCCACACTTACGTCGCTATCGGAGACTGGCGCTCCAACCGCCAGGAGCTACTCCGGACGGCTAA
- a CDS encoding exported protein of unknown function (Evidence 5 : No homology to any previously reported sequences) — translation MKLLVGLLVAALLVMVPRVQSVSAEEGSRGMGGMKESCDSREAEHAQYRHYGHYPYHLIKYAKEIGLIPDQVTRIKKIRLEFERACLRARAEIGVSDLEIAALMDDEKATFATIEAKVKQRATAATGLQVAAIKAKRDAMALLTAEQREKDQAIHEKMMEQMQERRGGMGGGSMMQGGGMGGGRMGGGMGGGMMGGGRRGGGMGGGMGGGMMQGGGQMEGGMDHDMTQGDQDDSSQQKESQGEHQGH, via the coding sequence ATGAAACTGTTGGTGGGATTGCTGGTGGCAGCTTTGCTGGTGATGGTTCCAAGAGTGCAGTCGGTGTCGGCTGAAGAGGGGTCACGGGGTATGGGTGGAATGAAAGAGTCGTGTGACAGCCGCGAGGCAGAACACGCTCAATATCGCCATTATGGCCATTACCCCTACCATCTGATCAAGTATGCGAAAGAGATCGGTCTAATACCGGACCAGGTCACCCGCATCAAGAAGATTCGACTCGAGTTTGAGCGTGCCTGTCTTCGGGCCAGGGCTGAGATCGGCGTCAGCGACTTGGAAATTGCGGCATTGATGGACGATGAGAAGGCCACTTTCGCAACGATCGAGGCAAAAGTGAAGCAACGCGCAACCGCGGCGACCGGCCTCCAGGTTGCGGCAATCAAGGCCAAACGGGATGCCATGGCGCTCCTGACCGCCGAACAGCGTGAGAAGGATCAAGCGATCCACGAGAAGATGATGGAGCAAATGCAGGAGCGAAGAGGCGGAATGGGCGGTGGCAGCATGATGCAGGGCGGTGGTATGGGCGGTGGCCGAATGGGCGGTGGTATGGGTGGCGGGATGATGGGCGGCGGTCGGCGTGGTGGAGGTATGGGCGGTGGTATGGGTGGTGGCATGATGCAGGGTGGCGGACAGATGGAAGGCGGGATGGATCACGATATGACGCAGGGCGACCAGGATGACTCTTCGCAACAAAAGGAATCACAGGGCGAGCACCAGGGTCATTGA
- a CDS encoding Biotin/lipoyl attachment:Secretion protein HlyD precursor, with translation MTFLTRHRKRLIIATLVLGLLVVGLRLTLLAPYRIESAGLEPHDLQREAFGVGTVEAKVVVSIGSKITGRVTALNVDQPDRVRKGQLLATLENQDFHEQVAQAEHDLARTAADLVANDAAIRQAEANRALARKNYERYQSLSQEGAVSRLDFEQKENEHIAAQEAVNTLLAQRTSLEKQQKKASANLNFAKAKLTDTMVHASCDGVVVTREVEVGDAVVAGAPIFRIADCHTIWVRAHVDETVAGAIAVGQPARVILRSRPEQSLPGQVVRVEVESDRVTEEKAVNVTFSVPSSIPPIGEQAEVYIITGQKTQVSALPQKALVPIGKSYGVWLIQGGRVHLRQVQVGISDPSGWIEIVGGLDSTDRVALAPPEIMLRLKDNARVAVSTAGS, from the coding sequence GTGACATTTTTGACCAGGCACCGCAAGCGGCTCATTATCGCAACGCTGGTCCTCGGGCTCCTCGTCGTGGGGCTCAGGCTGACCCTGTTGGCTCCATACCGGATCGAGTCGGCCGGCCTCGAACCTCATGATCTTCAGCGCGAAGCATTCGGTGTGGGGACGGTTGAGGCGAAGGTCGTCGTCAGCATCGGCAGCAAGATCACCGGGCGCGTAACGGCGCTCAATGTTGACCAACCGGATCGGGTTCGCAAAGGGCAACTCCTTGCCACCCTCGAAAACCAGGATTTCCATGAGCAGGTGGCCCAAGCGGAGCACGACCTCGCGCGCACGGCAGCCGACCTGGTGGCCAACGACGCAGCAATCAGGCAGGCCGAAGCCAACCGGGCGCTTGCCCGGAAGAACTACGAGCGGTACCAAAGCCTCTCCCAGGAAGGGGCTGTGTCGCGGCTCGACTTCGAGCAAAAGGAGAATGAGCATATCGCCGCACAGGAGGCCGTCAATACCCTCCTCGCCCAGCGAACGTCGCTCGAGAAACAACAGAAGAAGGCATCGGCAAACCTGAATTTTGCGAAGGCCAAGCTGACCGACACCATGGTGCATGCCTCCTGCGATGGTGTGGTGGTAACCCGCGAGGTCGAGGTGGGCGATGCCGTGGTTGCGGGTGCCCCCATCTTCCGCATCGCCGACTGCCACACCATCTGGGTCCGGGCTCATGTCGATGAGACGGTCGCCGGCGCGATTGCCGTGGGCCAGCCGGCCCGGGTCATCCTGCGGTCTCGCCCTGAGCAGAGCCTCCCAGGCCAGGTCGTTCGGGTGGAGGTCGAGAGTGATCGGGTGACCGAGGAGAAGGCAGTCAATGTGACCTTCTCCGTGCCCTCCTCTATCCCACCCATTGGGGAGCAAGCGGAGGTTTACATCATCACAGGGCAGAAAACCCAGGTTTCCGCGCTGCCACAGAAGGCATTGGTCCCCATTGGGAAATCGTATGGGGTCTGGCTCATCCAGGGTGGCCGGGTTCACCTGCGCCAGGTACAGGTCGGGATCTCGGACCCCTCCGGCTGGATCGAGATTGTCGGTGGGTTGGACAGCACTGACCGGGTCGCACTTGCCCCGCCAGAGATCATGCTGCGGCTCAAGGACAACGCCCGAGTCGCGGTGAGCACGGCAGGGTCATGA